In the Adlercreutzia equolifaciens DSM 19450 genome, one interval contains:
- a CDS encoding amino acid ABC transporter permease, translating to MSDIAALLTWTNIRFLLEGLGLTLVISALAIACSVVLGAVISIMRGSSSRMLRGFSIAYVELFKNTPLLLWIMFTFFVAQLPPLPAAVLAFTLFTAASVAEIVRGGLASVPAGQYEAAHSQGFSAPQMYLYIILPQALRNMVPALLSQFVTTIKDTSYLWGAMALQELMGRGMILMNSYNSTVQIFAIFALMALIYFFVCFTLSQIVRAYQRRLKGAR from the coding sequence ATGAGCGACATCGCCGCTTTGCTCACCTGGACGAACATCCGCTTCCTTTTGGAAGGGCTCGGGCTCACCCTCGTCATCTCGGCGCTGGCCATCGCCTGCTCCGTTGTGCTCGGCGCCGTCATCTCCATCATGCGCGGATCCTCCTCCCGCATGCTGCGCGGCTTCTCCATCGCCTATGTGGAGCTGTTCAAGAACACGCCGCTGCTTCTGTGGATCATGTTCACGTTCTTCGTGGCCCAGCTGCCGCCCTTGCCCGCGGCGGTGCTCGCCTTCACGCTGTTCACCGCGGCCTCGGTGGCCGAGATCGTCCGCGGCGGCCTGGCGAGCGTGCCGGCGGGCCAGTACGAGGCCGCCCATTCCCAGGGGTTCTCGGCGCCGCAGATGTACCTGTACATCATCTTGCCCCAGGCCCTGCGCAACATGGTACCGGCGCTGCTCTCGCAGTTCGTGACCACCATCAAGGACACGTCGTATCTGTGGGGCGCCATGGCCCTGCAGGAGCTGATGGGCCGCGGCATGATCCTCATGAACAGCTACAACTCCACGGTGCAGATCTTCGCCATCTTCGCCCTGATGGCGCTCATCTACTTCTTCGTCTGCTTCACTTTGTCGCAGATCGTCCGCGCCTACCAGCGCCGCCTCAAGGGCGCGCGGTAG
- a CDS encoding helix-turn-helix domain-containing protein produces MNIEQKRQALGKRIRAVREEQGLSQSQLALMIGSSKSHIWRIETGRVGVGIDDLGRIADALGSPVRDLLTF; encoded by the coding sequence ATGAACATCGAACAGAAAAGACAGGCCCTGGGAAAGCGTATCCGCGCGGTACGCGAGGAGCAGGGGCTTTCCCAAAGCCAGCTGGCCCTCATGATCGGCAGCAGCAAATCCCACATCTGGCGCATCGAGACCGGCCGGGTCGGCGTGGGCATCGACGACTTGGGCCGCATCGCCGACGCCTTGGGCTCGCCCGTGCGCGACCTGCTGACTTTTTAG
- a CDS encoding DNA topoisomerase I gives MKLVVTEKNDAAVKIADLLGASKPKADKVFNTPVYRFEVEGEEWVTIGLRGHILEPDFTPSLTYKKRGGWEGVTAEGEMLPAVVPDSLAKPPFKKKKPFTADGVELKGWKMEALPYLIYAPIEKLPKEKDIIRSLKNLAKKADSIVIATDFDREGELIGSDALSCCREVNATAPVSRARYSAFTKPEITHAFANLVPMDDDLAAAGGSRRDIDLIWGAVLTRYLTLVKFAGYGNVRSSGRVQTPTLAIIVERERERMAFVPEDYWVIRGAFDGAAATGPTGGDGPEAFEAPHATARFKAEAEAAAAMARVEGAVSARVASVEKKRRKVPAPVPFNTTSLMAAASAEGISPARCMRIAESLYMDGYISYPRVDNTVYPDSLDLAEVVNAIAANPAYGPYCKQLLSAGPLKATRGKTETTDHPPIYPTAAATPDDLSAADYKLYNLIARRFLATLSGPATVEGTKVTLDVAGEPFVAKGDVLAEPGFRAIYPYGLKKDEQLPALSEGSTIAFNGATCTKKQTEPPARYSQGKLVQEMEKLGLGTKSTRASIIERLYQVKYVQNDPIEPSQLGIAVIDALDKFAPHITHAEMTAELERSMDRIAEGEQTKAEVVETSRNLLAQELANLMPHSEEVADALSDAVAADAYVGPCPKCGKDLQLKASHKTKSMFIGCAGWPDCDVTYPLPKGKIEAVPEKCPTCGMPQVKVTAFRSKPRVQCIDPACASNQEPEVVVGKCPVCAERGLDKNLIARRNPRTLKRSITCENFDECATRYPLPQYGDIVPTEEVCEHCGAPMVVIKTARGPWKLCPNFDCPGKEEEEKAKAEKKSGRSKGGRKAASKK, from the coding sequence GTGAAACTGGTCGTTACGGAGAAGAACGACGCGGCGGTGAAGATCGCCGATCTTCTGGGCGCTTCCAAGCCCAAAGCCGACAAGGTGTTCAACACGCCGGTCTACCGGTTCGAAGTCGAAGGGGAGGAGTGGGTGACCATCGGCCTGCGCGGCCACATCCTGGAGCCCGATTTCACCCCGAGCCTTACCTACAAGAAGCGCGGCGGCTGGGAGGGCGTCACCGCTGAGGGCGAGATGCTGCCCGCTGTCGTGCCGGACAGCCTTGCCAAGCCCCCCTTCAAAAAGAAGAAGCCCTTCACCGCCGACGGCGTGGAGCTCAAGGGGTGGAAGATGGAGGCGCTGCCGTATCTCATCTACGCGCCCATCGAGAAGCTGCCCAAGGAGAAGGACATCATCCGCTCTCTGAAGAACCTGGCGAAGAAGGCCGACTCCATCGTCATCGCCACCGACTTCGACCGCGAGGGCGAGCTCATCGGCTCGGATGCGCTGTCGTGCTGCCGCGAGGTGAACGCCACGGCGCCGGTGTCGCGGGCGCGCTACTCCGCCTTCACGAAGCCGGAGATCACCCACGCCTTCGCCAACCTCGTGCCCATGGACGACGACCTGGCCGCCGCCGGCGGGTCGCGCCGCGACATCGACCTCATCTGGGGCGCGGTGCTCACGCGCTACCTCACGCTGGTGAAGTTCGCCGGCTACGGCAACGTGCGCTCCTCCGGGCGCGTGCAGACGCCGACGCTGGCCATCATCGTCGAGCGCGAGCGCGAGCGCATGGCGTTTGTGCCCGAGGACTACTGGGTCATCCGCGGCGCCTTTGACGGCGCTGCTGCGACCGGCCCTACCGGCGGCGACGGCCCCGAGGCCTTCGAGGCGCCCCACGCCACGGCCCGCTTCAAGGCCGAGGCCGAGGCTGCGGCCGCCATGGCCCGCGTGGAAGGCGCCGTGAGCGCGCGGGTGGCCTCGGTGGAGAAGAAGCGCCGCAAGGTTCCGGCGCCGGTGCCCTTCAACACCACCTCGCTCATGGCCGCCGCCTCCGCCGAGGGCATCAGCCCCGCCCGCTGCATGCGCATCGCCGAGAGCCTGTACATGGACGGCTACATCTCCTACCCCCGCGTGGACAACACGGTGTACCCGGACTCGCTGGATCTGGCCGAGGTGGTGAACGCCATCGCGGCGAACCCCGCCTACGGTCCCTACTGCAAGCAGCTGCTGTCCGCCGGCCCCTTGAAGGCCACCCGTGGCAAGACCGAGACCACCGACCACCCGCCCATCTACCCCACGGCGGCCGCCACGCCCGACGACCTGTCCGCCGCCGACTACAAGCTGTACAACCTCATCGCCCGCCGCTTCTTGGCGACCCTTTCGGGCCCGGCCACGGTGGAGGGCACGAAGGTGACGCTCGACGTGGCCGGCGAGCCCTTTGTGGCCAAGGGCGACGTGCTGGCCGAGCCGGGCTTCCGCGCCATCTACCCCTACGGGTTGAAGAAGGACGAGCAGCTGCCGGCGCTCTCCGAGGGCTCCACCATCGCCTTCAACGGCGCCACCTGTACGAAGAAGCAGACCGAACCGCCGGCGCGCTATTCCCAGGGCAAGCTCGTGCAGGAAATGGAGAAGCTGGGCCTCGGCACGAAATCGACCCGCGCCTCCATCATCGAGCGCCTCTACCAGGTGAAGTACGTGCAGAACGACCCTATCGAGCCCTCGCAGCTGGGTATCGCCGTCATCGACGCGCTGGACAAGTTCGCACCGCACATCACCCACGCGGAAATGACCGCCGAACTGGAGCGCTCCATGGACCGCATCGCCGAGGGAGAGCAGACGAAGGCCGAGGTGGTGGAGACCTCGCGCAACCTGCTCGCCCAGGAGCTGGCGAACCTCATGCCCCATTCCGAGGAGGTGGCCGACGCGCTTTCCGACGCCGTGGCCGCCGACGCCTACGTGGGGCCGTGTCCGAAGTGCGGCAAGGATCTGCAACTGAAGGCGAGCCACAAGACCAAGTCGATGTTCATCGGGTGCGCCGGCTGGCCCGACTGCGACGTGACCTATCCGCTTCCCAAGGGCAAGATCGAGGCCGTGCCCGAGAAGTGCCCCACCTGCGGCATGCCCCAGGTGAAGGTGACCGCCTTCCGCAGCAAGCCCCGGGTGCAGTGCATCGACCCCGCCTGCGCTTCAAACCAGGAACCGGAGGTCGTAGTGGGCAAGTGCCCCGTGTGCGCGGAGCGCGGCCTCGACAAGAACCTCATCGCCCGGCGCAACCCGCGTACGCTGAAGCGCTCCATCACCTGCGAGAACTTCGATGAGTGCGCCACGCGCTACCCGCTGCCCCAGTACGGCGACATCGTCCCCACTGAGGAGGTGTGCGAGCACTGCGGCGCGCCCATGGTGGTCATCAAGACGGCCCGCGGGCCCTGGAAGCTGTGCCCGAACTTCGACTGCCCGGGCAAGGAGGAGGAAGAGAAGGCGAAGGCCGAGAAGAAGAGCGGCCGCTCCAAGGGTGGCCGGAAAGCGGCCTCCAAGAAGTAA
- a CDS encoding MerR family transcriptional regulator, whose amino-acid sequence MPRKPKMQASNDLIRENYGWPMTAGQVSKLTGVTTRALQHYDEKGLLCPRRSGEGVANNRKLYSPEDVDRLKQIVVLGSYGFELKDMPPILDGERSLTDALAERIEELRAQERYLQHLILFARYAEIVGDDLFETLAFGTSEVDAFAELMRSSPAYADKAIGWESMDDAGLEQLWDELGAIIVDFLGGDDEDPFAHIESTVRRLRAWFCTYFFEIDDLDLLGIWTLFEDGSEEAEFAGEVGGEATPGFLQSAVFLVWLKSMILELSAMIEAGAGAGDDMGSSFSENRAVSLVDFVCRSCGYPVPEAAELDGDEWDTMVEFFETVAGYLRSALEDEETMALIDPDGESAVDGAFFERAARAAREVELFSERS is encoded by the coding sequence ATGCCGCGCAAACCGAAGATGCAAGCCAGCAACGATCTGATACGCGAGAACTACGGGTGGCCCATGACGGCGGGCCAGGTGTCGAAGCTGACGGGCGTGACGACGAGGGCGCTCCAGCATTACGATGAAAAGGGCCTGCTGTGCCCGAGGCGTTCGGGGGAGGGCGTGGCCAACAACCGCAAGCTCTATAGCCCCGAGGACGTCGACCGGCTCAAGCAGATCGTGGTGCTCGGCTCCTATGGATTCGAGCTCAAGGATATGCCGCCGATTCTCGATGGCGAGAGGAGCCTGACGGACGCGTTGGCAGAGCGCATCGAGGAATTGCGTGCTCAGGAGCGCTACTTGCAGCATCTCATCTTGTTCGCGCGCTATGCCGAAATCGTCGGCGACGACCTCTTCGAAACCTTGGCCTTCGGCACCTCCGAAGTGGATGCGTTCGCCGAGCTCATGCGAAGCTCGCCGGCCTATGCCGATAAAGCCATCGGGTGGGAATCTATGGACGATGCGGGCTTGGAGCAATTATGGGACGAGCTGGGCGCGATCATCGTCGATTTCCTGGGAGGCGACGACGAGGATCCCTTCGCCCATATAGAGTCTACGGTGCGACGACTGAGGGCGTGGTTCTGCACGTATTTCTTCGAAATCGACGATCTTGACCTGCTGGGCATTTGGACGCTCTTCGAGGATGGCAGCGAGGAGGCCGAGTTCGCCGGCGAGGTGGGCGGAGAGGCGACTCCCGGTTTTCTGCAGTCGGCGGTGTTTCTCGTGTGGCTGAAGTCGATGATCTTGGAACTCTCGGCGATGATCGAAGCCGGGGCCGGGGCCGGGGACGATATGGGATCGTCCTTCTCTGAGAACCGGGCGGTTTCCCTCGTCGATTTCGTCTGCCGTTCGTGCGGCTACCCCGTCCCGGAGGCTGCGGAGCTCGATGGCGACGAGTGGGATACCATGGTGGAATTTTTCGAAACGGTGGCGGGGTATCTGAGGAGTGCCCTGGAAGACGAGGAGACGATGGCGCTCATTGATCCCGACGGAGAAAGCGCTGTCGACGGAGCGTTTTTCGAGAGGGCCGCTCGAGCTGCTCGAGAGGTCGAGCTCTTCTCTGAGCGTAGCTAA
- a CDS encoding FumA C-terminus/TtdB family hydratase beta subunit — protein MAKTVSLTLPLTRADLADLQVGDEVLLSGPVYTMRDAGHERALQCLEDTGHLPFDLEGATLFYAGPTPAAAGRPLGSVGPTTASRMDFATPALFEAGIVAAIGKGKRSPEVVRSCQETGSVYLCTVGGIAALLAKSVTESELVGWEDLGTEALRKLTLKDFPVYVAVDTKGGDLYRKIEAAAQ, from the coding sequence ATGGCGAAAACCGTCTCCCTCACCTTGCCGCTGACCCGCGCGGACCTCGCCGACCTCCAGGTCGGCGACGAGGTGCTGCTCTCGGGCCCCGTCTACACCATGCGCGACGCCGGCCACGAGCGCGCCCTGCAATGCTTGGAAGACACCGGCCACCTCCCCTTCGATCTGGAAGGTGCCACCCTCTTCTACGCCGGCCCCACCCCCGCGGCGGCCGGGCGCCCCTTGGGCTCGGTCGGCCCCACCACCGCCAGCCGCATGGACTTCGCCACGCCGGCGCTCTTCGAGGCCGGCATCGTCGCCGCCATCGGCAAGGGCAAGCGCAGCCCCGAAGTCGTGCGCTCCTGCCAGGAAACCGGCAGCGTCTACCTCTGCACCGTGGGCGGCATCGCCGCATTGCTGGCGAAATCCGTCACCGAAAGCGAACTTGTCGGCTGGGAAGACCTCGGTACCGAGGCTCTGCGCAAGCTCACCCTGAAGGACTTCCCCGTCTACGTCGCCGTCGACACCAAAGGCGGCGACCTCTACCGCAAGATAGAAGCCGCCGCCCAATAA
- a CDS encoding amino acid ABC transporter ATP-binding protein, which yields MEPLISARDLKKNFGKVEALKGVSLDVAEGEKVVVIGPSGSGKSVLIRSINGLERPDSGELTVNGIDMMAKKVDTRKLASEVAMVFQGYNLYPHKTVLENVTFAPIKVLKVPKAEAEEAGRAYLERVGLSSKLDKYPDQLSGGQQQRVAIARALNMHPKIMLLDEPTSALDPEMVNEVLDVIKSLAETNMTIVMVTHEMGLARDAADKVVFMENGLVVDEGTPAYLFGPDSNERVQAFLSKIL from the coding sequence ATGGAGCCGCTGATTTCCGCTCGGGATCTGAAGAAGAACTTCGGCAAGGTGGAGGCGCTCAAGGGCGTCTCGCTCGATGTGGCGGAAGGCGAGAAGGTCGTCGTCATCGGGCCGTCCGGCTCGGGCAAAAGCGTGCTCATCCGCTCCATCAACGGCCTGGAGCGTCCCGACTCCGGCGAGCTGACCGTCAACGGCATCGATATGATGGCCAAGAAGGTGGACACGCGTAAGCTGGCCAGCGAGGTGGCCATGGTGTTCCAGGGCTACAACCTCTACCCCCATAAGACCGTGCTGGAAAACGTCACCTTCGCGCCCATCAAGGTGCTGAAGGTGCCGAAGGCGGAGGCGGAGGAGGCGGGGCGCGCCTACTTGGAGCGCGTGGGGCTGTCCAGCAAGCTTGACAAGTACCCCGACCAGCTCTCCGGCGGCCAGCAGCAGCGCGTGGCCATCGCCCGGGCGCTGAACATGCACCCGAAGATCATGCTTCTCGACGAGCCGACGAGCGCCCTGGACCCGGAGATGGTCAACGAGGTGCTCGACGTCATCAAGTCGCTGGCGGAGACGAACATGACCATCGTCATGGTCACCCACGAGATGGGACTCGCGCGCGATGCCGCCGACAAGGTGGTGTTCATGGAAAACGGGCTCGTGGTGGATGAGGGCACGCCGGCCTACCTCTTCGGCCCCGATTCCAACGAGCGCGTGCAGGCGTTTCTCTCCAAAATACTGTGA
- a CDS encoding amino acid ABC transporter permease encodes MTEIFAPYKWEALFARWPDILAAFGMTAAISALALVIALVLGFVFGVFAVSRFHILRALTRVYVETVQNIPLLLQVFVLYAVFPLIGLTIASFWIGVIAIGAYHGGYMSEVVRSGIGSVHRGQFEAAKSQGFSPVQTMTLIILPQAMRIILPPLAVQAANLVKNTSVLALIAGGELMYFANSFAGDTSYYGPAYVAAAVLYFAICFPLSRGAVYLEHRMGAHRHVATGDATEALAADALEVTPGTHDITGHAAAQAMAAGVTTMVEGTSTLVPPVMDKGRYLTYAELYGIDAPAWPDRRTVAPRTPRNRRGIARVRGAIGRTGGRRKGKGRRGGQK; translated from the coding sequence ATGACGGAGATATTCGCGCCCTACAAGTGGGAAGCGCTCTTCGCGCGATGGCCCGACATCCTGGCCGCCTTCGGCATGACCGCGGCCATCTCGGCTTTGGCCCTCGTCATCGCGCTCGTTTTGGGCTTCGTCTTCGGCGTGTTCGCGGTGTCGCGCTTCCACATCCTGCGCGCCCTCACGCGCGTCTACGTGGAGACGGTGCAGAACATTCCGCTGCTTCTGCAGGTGTTCGTGCTTTACGCCGTGTTTCCGCTGATCGGGCTCACCATCGCCTCGTTCTGGATCGGCGTCATCGCCATCGGCGCCTACCATGGCGGCTACATGTCGGAAGTAGTGCGCAGCGGCATCGGCTCGGTGCACCGCGGCCAGTTCGAGGCGGCCAAGAGCCAGGGCTTCTCGCCGGTGCAGACCATGACGCTCATCATCCTGCCCCAGGCCATGCGCATCATCTTGCCGCCTCTGGCCGTGCAGGCCGCTAACCTCGTGAAGAACACCTCGGTGCTCGCGCTCATCGCCGGCGGCGAGCTCATGTACTTCGCGAACTCCTTCGCCGGGGACACGAGCTACTACGGGCCGGCCTACGTGGCCGCCGCCGTGCTGTATTTCGCTATCTGCTTCCCGCTCTCGCGCGGTGCCGTGTATCTTGAGCATCGCATGGGCGCCCACCGCCACGTGGCCACCGGTGACGCCACCGAGGCGCTTGCGGCCGACGCTTTGGAGGTGACGCCGGGCACCCACGACATCACCGGGCACGCGGCCGCCCAGGCCATGGCCGCCGGCGTGACGACCATGGTGGAGGGCACGAGCACGCTGGTGCCTCCCGTGATGGACAAGGGCCGCTACCTCACGTACGCGGAGCTTTACGGCATCGACGCGCCGGCGTGGCCCGACCGTCGCACCGTGGCGCCCCGCACGCCGCGGAACCGTCGCGGAATCGCCCGTGTGCGCGGCGCCATCGGCCGCACCGGCGGCCGTCGCAAGGGCAAGGGCCGGAGAGGAGGCCAGAAATGA
- a CDS encoding DUF4230 domain-containing protein has product MASSRANLSKKAKLIGIGAAIGLVVGAFSVFMLLTYNPPDKQQEPNVDVAVLMSEISQINELATASQTYTVVEKVESNSKLFDTIDIPFSENFFILTYMGELKAGVNLDEAQVALEGTTVKVSLPQATILSDAIDTTSFKVLHEQNNFLNPIGVEDVTQYIDESRQEAEAAAISGEVLNEAQENAVSSIEALLGAALPEGYTIEVSSAAQNQTTE; this is encoded by the coding sequence ATGGCAAGTTCGCGCGCAAACCTTTCGAAGAAGGCGAAGCTCATTGGAATCGGGGCGGCGATTGGCTTGGTAGTCGGCGCTTTCTCGGTCTTCATGCTGCTCACGTACAACCCGCCGGACAAGCAGCAGGAGCCCAATGTTGACGTCGCCGTTCTCATGAGCGAGATCTCGCAGATCAACGAACTGGCTACCGCCTCTCAAACCTACACCGTCGTCGAGAAAGTTGAGAGCAACAGCAAGCTGTTCGACACTATTGACATTCCCTTCTCGGAGAACTTCTTCATTCTCACCTATATGGGCGAGTTGAAGGCGGGCGTTAATTTGGATGAGGCTCAGGTCGCTTTGGAGGGAACGACCGTGAAGGTGTCGCTGCCGCAGGCGACCATCCTGTCGGATGCCATCGACACGACCAGCTTCAAGGTGCTGCACGAACAGAACAACTTCCTCAACCCCATCGGCGTCGAGGACGTCACGCAGTACATCGACGAGTCGCGCCAAGAAGCGGAGGCTGCCGCCATCAGCGGCGAGGTGCTCAACGAGGCCCAGGAGAACGCCGTCTCGTCCATTGAAGCGCTACTCGGTGCCGCCCTTCCGGAGGGGTACACGATTGAAGTCAGCTCGGCGGCGCAGAACCAGACGACGGAATAG
- the thyX gene encoding FAD-dependent thymidylate synthase, producing MQVELLYHTPDPERAIATAARLCYAPVGASELMETMPPERVRSVLSTIMGSGHFSTLEHASYTFAVDGVSRALTHQLVRHRIASFNQQSQRYVKFKGDIPMVKPATVAADPECDRLFDEAAAAVAEAYRALVEAGIPAEDARYLLPNACETKIVITMNVRELLHFFELRCCNRAQWEIREMAWKMLELARPTAPYIFADAGAPCIHGTCPEGKMTCGNPYPRVDRSQLDA from the coding sequence ATGCAGGTAGAGCTTCTGTACCATACGCCCGACCCCGAGCGCGCCATCGCCACGGCGGCGCGGCTGTGCTATGCGCCGGTGGGCGCGAGCGAGCTGATGGAGACCATGCCGCCCGAGCGGGTGCGCAGCGTGCTTTCCACCATCATGGGCTCGGGGCATTTCTCCACGCTTGAGCACGCCAGCTACACCTTCGCCGTCGACGGCGTGTCCCGTGCGCTCACGCACCAGCTGGTGCGCCATCGCATCGCCAGCTTCAACCAGCAGTCCCAGCGCTACGTGAAGTTCAAGGGCGATATCCCCATGGTGAAGCCCGCCACCGTGGCCGCCGATCCCGAGTGCGACCGCCTCTTCGACGAGGCCGCCGCCGCCGTGGCCGAGGCCTACCGGGCGCTCGTGGAGGCGGGCATTCCCGCCGAGGACGCGCGCTATCTTCTGCCCAACGCCTGCGAGACGAAGATCGTCATCACCATGAACGTGCGCGAGCTTCTGCACTTCTTCGAGCTGCGCTGCTGCAACCGCGCCCAGTGGGAGATTCGCGAGATGGCGTGGAAGATGCTGGAACTCGCCCGTCCGACGGCGCCGTACATCTTCGCCGATGCCGGCGCGCCCTGCATCCACGGCACCTGTCCGGAGGGCAAGATGACCTGCGGCAATCCCTACCCGCGCGTCGACCGCTCGCAGCTCGACGCTTAG
- a CDS encoding transporter substrate-binding domain-containing protein, with protein MNVTSLADGKVGMSGAAAPGGACLTRRAFVRLAGAAAVGAALGSAVLPLSGCAPTGDVLRVGTKIDVPGFGFQNPETGSVEGLEVDVARELAARLKGDANALEIVGVNVTTRGAMLDNGTLDATLATFTITDARKKTYDFSRPYYIDHIGVLVLKKSGITDLSGLDGKTVGVALSATTKDKLGAAAAEAGITLKFAEYATYPEIKIALVAGRVDAFSVDSSILLGYQDDTTYLLPTQFAPQEYGVATKKGSEYSKPIDDAIAAMEVDGTLRALKERWGLSLVTEADVEAEQSAGGTGLGAGDPADDGGAAGTEAPADDAADASGQGAAGASGAEGGASR; from the coding sequence ATGAACGTGACGAGCCTGGCAGACGGGAAGGTCGGGATGAGCGGGGCGGCCGCGCCAGGCGGGGCCTGCCTCACGCGGCGCGCCTTCGTGCGGCTGGCCGGCGCCGCTGCAGTGGGTGCGGCCCTGGGTAGTGCGGTGCTGCCGCTTTCCGGCTGCGCTCCCACAGGCGACGTGCTGCGCGTCGGCACGAAGATCGACGTGCCCGGCTTCGGTTTCCAGAACCCCGAGACGGGAAGCGTGGAGGGACTGGAAGTGGACGTGGCCCGCGAGCTGGCCGCGCGGCTCAAAGGCGATGCGAACGCCCTGGAGATCGTGGGCGTGAACGTGACCACCCGCGGGGCGATGCTGGACAACGGCACCCTGGACGCAACGCTTGCCACCTTCACCATCACCGACGCGCGCAAGAAAACCTACGACTTCTCTCGGCCCTACTACATCGATCACATCGGCGTGCTCGTGCTGAAGAAGTCGGGCATCACCGATCTTTCGGGCCTCGATGGCAAGACCGTGGGCGTGGCGCTGTCGGCCACCACCAAGGACAAGCTGGGGGCCGCTGCTGCCGAGGCGGGCATCACGCTGAAGTTCGCCGAGTACGCCACCTATCCCGAGATCAAGATCGCGCTCGTGGCCGGGCGCGTGGACGCGTTCTCCGTGGACAGCTCCATCCTTCTGGGCTATCAGGACGACACCACCTACTTGCTGCCGACGCAGTTCGCGCCCCAGGAGTACGGCGTGGCCACGAAGAAGGGCAGCGAGTATTCCAAGCCCATCGACGACGCCATCGCGGCCATGGAGGTCGACGGCACGCTGCGAGCGCTGAAGGAACGCTGGGGCCTGTCGCTGGTCACCGAGGCCGATGTGGAAGCCGAGCAGAGCGCCGGCGGCACGGGCCTGGGGGCGGGGGATCCGGCCGACGACGGGGGAGCTGCGGGCACCGAGGCGCCCGCTGATGATGCCGCGGATGCGAGCGGCCAAGGCGCTGCGGGCGCGAGCGGCGCGGAAGGGGGCGCGTCCCGATGA
- a CDS encoding DUF1385 domain-containing protein has translation MTKQKSDLSRAFSEDGAIKTHVGGQALIEGVMMRGKYNWAVAVREPDGAIYVEEHDLNSGKDKNGWMYWPLVRGCRALVESLMLGFKALEIAALHAFGDEEGEQKAAAEATFVEAEAELEGAAAVAAEEEKRGERAAGRDGFDWKRDFGNPDEMVDGLGAQRTLEVVGGADAPARPQVGAQGGASTAPTDNPGNDPVGGDLGRPSAAKGGDEGKRDASSDSSAGEEFGHREMVISMVVGLVLGVVLFIVAPAAITNLIVGEYDDHTLAWNIVDGLLRVAVFVFYIWLIGRMEDIKRMFMYHGAEHKAIHCFEHGLPMTPENARQFPRLHVRCGTAFLIMVMVIAILVYTIFPLNAIISGFGVPDGLPKLVLVIVARIVLMPVIAGISYEITVKWAGSHPDNPLVKVILWPGMQMQYLTTHEPDDAQMECAIAAMQAVLAREDAEEAKTAAKPVPAAS, from the coding sequence ATGACCAAGCAGAAAAGCGATCTGTCCCGCGCGTTTTCCGAAGACGGGGCGATAAAGACCCACGTGGGAGGCCAGGCCCTCATCGAGGGCGTCATGATGCGCGGCAAGTACAACTGGGCCGTGGCCGTGCGCGAGCCGGACGGCGCCATCTACGTGGAGGAGCACGACCTGAATTCCGGCAAGGACAAAAACGGCTGGATGTACTGGCCGCTCGTTCGCGGCTGCCGGGCGCTCGTGGAGTCGCTCATGCTAGGGTTCAAGGCCCTGGAGATTGCCGCCCTGCATGCCTTCGGCGACGAGGAGGGCGAGCAGAAGGCCGCCGCCGAGGCGACCTTCGTGGAAGCGGAGGCCGAGCTTGAGGGCGCGGCGGCCGTGGCGGCCGAGGAGGAGAAGCGCGGCGAACGCGCTGCCGGCCGCGACGGCTTCGATTGGAAGCGCGATTTCGGCAACCCCGACGAGATGGTGGACGGCCTGGGTGCTCAGCGCACCCTCGAGGTGGTGGGCGGAGCTGACGCACCGGCTCGGCCGCAGGTCGGGGCCCAGGGCGGCGCAAGCACCGCCCCTACGGACAATCCCGGGAATGATCCCGTAGGGGGCGACCTTGGTCGCCCCTCGGCCGCGAAGGGCGGCGATGAGGGGAAGCGTGACGCATCCAGCGATTCTTCTGCTGGCGAGGAGTTCGGGCACCGCGAGATGGTGATCTCCATGGTGGTGGGCCTCGTGCTGGGCGTGGTGCTGTTCATCGTGGCGCCGGCGGCCATCACGAACCTCATCGTGGGGGAGTACGACGATCACACGCTGGCCTGGAACATTGTGGACGGCCTTCTGCGCGTGGCCGTGTTCGTGTTCTACATCTGGCTCATCGGCCGCATGGAGGACATCAAGCGCATGTTCATGTATCATGGCGCCGAGCACAAGGCCATCCACTGCTTCGAGCACGGCCTGCCTATGACCCCCGAGAACGCCCGGCAGTTCCCGCGCCTGCACGTGCGCTGCGGCACCGCCTTCCTCATCATGGTCATGGTCATCGCCATTCTCGTGTACACCATCTTCCCCCTCAATGCCATCATCTCCGGTTTCGGAGTGCCCGACGGGCTGCCGAAGCTCGTACTCGTCATTGTGGCGCGCATCGTGCTGATGCCCGTTATCGCCGGCATCTCCTATGAGATCACGGTGAAGTGGGCCGGCAGTCACCCGGACAACCCGCTCGTGAAGGTGATTCTCTGGCCCGGCATGCAGATGCAGTACCTTACCACCCACGAGCCCGACGATGCCCAGATGGAGTGCGCCATCGCCGCCATGCAGGCGGTGCTCGCCCGCGAGGACGCCGAGGAGGCGAAGACGGCCGCAAAGCCCGTGCCCGCTGCTTCCTGA